The Pelagibacterium halotolerans B2 genome has a segment encoding these proteins:
- a CDS encoding DUF2282 domain-containing protein, with protein sequence MNRNIASVALAASLATALGTAGAAPAIAQDDMVKCYGVSLAGQNDCAAGPGTTCAGTSTVDYQGNAWTLVPSGTCENMELPGDRMGSLEALERDIPA encoded by the coding sequence ATGAACCGCAACATAGCCTCAGTCGCTCTCGCCGCATCGCTGGCGACGGCTCTCGGAACCGCCGGCGCTGCCCCGGCCATCGCTCAGGACGATATGGTCAAGTGCTATGGCGTCTCGCTTGCCGGCCAGAACGATTGCGCGGCCGGCCCCGGCACCACCTGCGCCGGCACCTCTACCGTCGATTATCAGGGCAACGCCTGGACACTGGTGCCCTCGGGCACATGCGAGAACATGGAATTACCCGGCGATCGCATGGGCAGCCTCGAAGCGCTCGAACGCGACATCCCCGCCTGA
- a CDS encoding sulfotransferase domain-containing protein produces the protein MSDKQAKPIRPLYFVASYPRSGGNWVRSAIFLMIALGQPNPPKRIDMRNIDNIIPLDSHGRFYKEVTGKDAGDLAEEEVAAARPQVHELLSRDTRGLPVVRTHAVRGTFFGHPTFNTKVSAGGTYIVRSPLDVAAALVDASGMQPMRVIEAMMTVDRRVRGGATRVSEPQGSWSQNVASWIGKRQPEVHAIRFEDLRSDPVRELKALAAHMKIPVTEKSLTTAAGLLAETHKASGKNAAPRDYRETLKPIHARAIIEAHGVQMQAQGYLTDTVLQYADIDRKAAMMLAAKYAPRTAN, from the coding sequence GTGTCCGACAAGCAGGCAAAGCCCATCCGTCCGCTTTATTTCGTTGCCTCCTATCCGCGTTCGGGCGGCAATTGGGTGCGATCGGCGATTTTCCTGATGATCGCATTGGGTCAACCCAATCCGCCAAAGCGGATCGATATGCGCAATATCGACAATATCATACCCCTCGATTCCCACGGGCGCTTCTACAAGGAAGTGACCGGCAAGGATGCCGGCGATCTGGCCGAGGAGGAGGTGGCAGCGGCGCGGCCGCAGGTGCATGAGCTGCTTTCACGCGACACGCGGGGGTTGCCAGTGGTGCGCACGCATGCGGTGCGCGGCACGTTTTTCGGGCATCCGACCTTCAATACGAAGGTTTCGGCCGGTGGAACGTATATCGTTCGTTCTCCACTCGATGTCGCCGCGGCGCTTGTCGATGCGAGTGGAATGCAGCCCATGCGGGTCATAGAGGCAATGATGACGGTCGACCGGCGGGTGCGGGGCGGCGCGACCCGGGTATCGGAACCGCAAGGGTCGTGGAGCCAGAATGTGGCGAGCTGGATCGGCAAGCGGCAGCCCGAAGTTCACGCCATACGGTTCGAGGATTTGCGGTCCGACCCGGTCAGGGAACTCAAGGCGCTGGCGGCGCATATGAAGATTCCGGTGACCGAGAAAAGCCTTACGACCGCTGCCGGGCTTCTGGCAGAGACACACAAGGCGAGCGGGAAAAACGCGGCGCCGCGCGACTATCGCGAAACGCTCAAGCCGATCCACGCGCGGGCAATCATCGAGGCGCATGGCGTGCAGATGCAAGCGCAGGGCTATCTGACCGACACCGTGCTGCAATACGCCGATATCGACCGCAAGGCGGCAATGATGCTGGCGGCGAAATACGCTCCGCGTACGGCAAACTGA
- a CDS encoding serine hydrolase domain-containing protein: MTISTFLRPARALTMAAAISFPLAAWAQETTSPDPLTTVLDAAERLEPLRTVTISLDGEIIADRGYNGYTSSDPTNIKSASKVIVTTMIGIAIDRGLLEGPDQPVAELLADDLPSDPDPRLDEITLSHLMSMQAGLEATSGANYGRWVASSNWVRSALAQPMVAEPGGPMIYSTGSTHLLSAILTEVGGASTRQLARDWLGPIDGFAITGWHQDPQGVYLGGNELAMTPLSLLAFGEMIRNGGVVDDGERIVSEGWIDQSWQQRTTSRFGGHGYGYGWFLAELGGHDVSYAWGYGGQMLYIVPDLDLTVVMTSDPNSPSGGNGHRDRLQDLLADIIGIYGAGSQE, from the coding sequence ATGACGATTTCGACCTTCCTGCGCCCCGCCCGGGCGCTGACCATGGCCGCCGCCATATCCTTCCCCCTCGCCGCCTGGGCACAGGAAACCACATCCCCCGACCCGCTGACGACCGTGCTGGACGCCGCCGAACGCCTCGAACCGCTACGCACCGTCACCATTTCCCTGGACGGCGAAATCATCGCCGATCGCGGCTATAACGGTTATACCTCCAGCGATCCCACCAACATCAAATCGGCGTCCAAGGTCATCGTCACCACAATGATCGGCATCGCCATCGACAGGGGGCTGCTCGAAGGCCCCGACCAACCGGTCGCCGAACTGCTCGCCGATGATTTGCCCTCCGATCCCGACCCGCGCCTCGACGAGATCACCCTGAGCCACCTCATGTCGATGCAGGCGGGCCTCGAGGCGACGTCCGGCGCCAATTACGGACGCTGGGTCGCCAGCTCCAATTGGGTCCGCTCTGCCCTCGCCCAGCCCATGGTCGCCGAACCGGGCGGGCCCATGATCTATTCGACGGGCTCCACCCACTTGCTCTCGGCCATCCTCACCGAAGTCGGCGGTGCCTCCACACGCCAGCTCGCCCGCGACTGGCTCGGTCCCATCGATGGCTTTGCCATCACCGGCTGGCATCAGGACCCCCAGGGCGTCTATTTGGGCGGCAACGAGCTCGCCATGACGCCACTCTCGCTCCTGGCGTTCGGCGAAATGATCCGCAATGGCGGCGTAGTCGACGATGGCGAGCGGATCGTCTCGGAAGGCTGGATCGACCAATCCTGGCAACAGCGGACCACCTCCCGCTTCGGGGGGCACGGCTATGGATATGGCTGGTTCCTCGCCGAGCTTGGCGGCCACGACGTCTCCTACGCGTGGGGCTATGGCGGCCAGATGCTCTACATCGTCCCCGACCTCGACCTGACCGTCGTCATGACCTCGGACCCCAACAGCCCATCGGGTGGCAACGGCCATCGCGATCGCCTGCAAGATTTGCTTGCCGACATCATCGGCATTTATGGTGCAGGCTCGCAGGAGTAG
- a CDS encoding AraC family transcriptional regulator: MIDPLAEIVSMLQPSLPFSKAASGSGNWRVDGAGDGSPVFAVVLEGSARLSINGQPDVELAENDFVLIPAAYRFTMSSNAERPDDDGDPLRVTKLGDETRHGDPTGMPNMRVLIGRLDFGSPDTTLIFALLPCMLHVRGQARLTALVQMIRDEAQGDRPAKEIVLERQLQLLLIEALRSDAAGLETPGLLRGLADPHLGPAIRQMHENPAKAWTVEELASAAILSRSVFFDRFQKQTGMAPMEYLLSWRMALAKDMLRRKEGGMKEIARRVGYGSASAFSVAFSRFVGVAPSKYAAPTQTVSVAPAP, from the coding sequence TTGATAGATCCTCTTGCCGAAATCGTCAGCATGCTTCAGCCGAGCCTGCCCTTCTCGAAGGCGGCGAGCGGGTCGGGCAATTGGCGCGTGGACGGGGCGGGCGACGGAAGTCCGGTCTTTGCGGTCGTCCTGGAAGGATCGGCAAGGCTATCCATCAATGGACAGCCGGACGTTGAGTTGGCGGAGAACGATTTTGTCCTCATTCCAGCCGCCTATCGCTTCACCATGTCGAGCAACGCCGAGAGACCCGACGACGACGGCGACCCGCTTCGGGTTACCAAGCTCGGTGACGAAACGCGACATGGCGATCCAACCGGCATGCCCAATATGCGCGTGTTGATCGGGCGGCTGGACTTCGGGTCACCCGATACGACGCTGATCTTCGCACTTCTGCCGTGCATGCTGCATGTGCGGGGGCAGGCGCGGTTGACGGCCCTTGTGCAAATGATCCGTGATGAAGCCCAAGGCGACAGGCCCGCAAAGGAGATTGTGCTCGAAAGGCAATTGCAGCTTCTGTTGATCGAGGCGTTGCGATCAGATGCGGCCGGACTGGAAACGCCGGGGCTGTTGCGGGGGCTTGCCGATCCGCATCTCGGCCCAGCAATTCGGCAGATGCACGAGAACCCGGCCAAGGCGTGGACGGTCGAGGAACTGGCGTCGGCAGCCATTCTGTCACGGTCGGTATTTTTCGACCGGTTCCAGAAGCAGACGGGCATGGCGCCCATGGAATATCTGCTGTCGTGGCGGATGGCGCTCGCCAAGGACATGCTCCGCCGCAAGGAAGGGGGAATGAAAGAGATCGCCAGACGCGTCGGCTATGGTTCGGCCAGCGCCTTCAGCGTTGCCTTTTCCCGCTTTGTCGGCGTTGCGCCGAGCAAATATGCGGCCCCGACGCAAACGGTCTCGGTGGCTCCGGCTCCATAG
- a CDS encoding DoxX family protein produces the protein MTLRSIIARSEALIASLPAPLVLLVLRIALAVPFFRSGLTKWDAPLVLAPSQAFLFGQEFRLHILGNAYPYPFPTLAAYLAATGEIVLPILLVLGLGTRFAALGILLMTAVIQLTVPEGWANFHLPWAAMALALMAYGAGRLSVDGLLANRTPAMTPKGSHG, from the coding sequence ATGACACTGCGTTCGATAATCGCCAGAAGCGAAGCGCTCATCGCCAGCCTTCCCGCACCCTTGGTTCTGCTCGTCTTGCGCATCGCGCTTGCCGTCCCCTTCTTTCGGTCCGGTCTGACCAAATGGGACGCGCCCCTCGTGCTCGCACCGAGCCAGGCGTTCCTGTTCGGACAGGAATTCCGGCTCCATATTCTCGGAAATGCATACCCCTACCCCTTCCCCACCCTTGCCGCCTATCTCGCCGCAACCGGCGAAATCGTTCTGCCCATCCTTTTGGTCCTGGGACTGGGCACGCGCTTCGCGGCCTTGGGGATTTTGCTGATGACCGCCGTAATCCAGCTCACCGTCCCCGAAGGGTGGGCAAACTTCCACCTGCCCTGGGCAGCCATGGCTCTGGCCCTCATGGCCTACGGAGCCGGTCGTCTGAGCGTCGATGGCCTGCTTGCCAACCGGACGCCGGCAATGACACCGAAAGGCTCCCATGGTTGA
- a CDS encoding DUF692 domain-containing protein: MTRYNTLPQQAGVGLKPEHYGEILQSRPPVGFFEIHAENYMGDGGAPHRYLAAIAETYPLSLHGVGLSIGGETDLDRAHLARLKHLIETYRPASFSEHLAWSTHESAYLNDLLPLPYTPQTLDQVCAHVDDVQQTLGVPMLLENPSTYLLFEQSTIDEVDFLAAIAERTGCGLLLDVNNVMVSSVNHGWDPKGYVDRFPIEFVGEIHLAGYDETLDSAGARLLIDAHGSAVRPDVFDLYVHTLGRTGPIATLVEWDNDVPDFPTLMSEARMAQAALDKAVPGTRSAAQ; this comes from the coding sequence ATGACCCGCTACAATACGCTCCCCCAACAGGCCGGCGTGGGCCTCAAGCCCGAGCATTACGGCGAAATTCTTCAAAGCCGTCCGCCTGTCGGCTTTTTCGAGATCCATGCCGAAAACTACATGGGAGATGGCGGCGCGCCGCATCGTTATCTTGCTGCCATCGCCGAGACCTATCCGCTTTCCCTGCACGGCGTCGGCCTGTCGATCGGCGGCGAGACCGATCTCGACCGCGCCCACCTTGCCCGCCTCAAGCATCTCATCGAGACCTACAGGCCCGCTTCGTTTTCCGAGCATCTCGCCTGGTCGACCCACGAAAGCGCCTATCTCAACGACCTGCTGCCGCTTCCCTACACGCCCCAGACCCTCGATCAGGTTTGCGCTCACGTCGATGACGTCCAGCAAACGCTTGGCGTCCCCATGCTGCTCGAAAATCCGTCGACCTATCTTCTGTTTGAACAAAGCACCATCGATGAGGTCGATTTCCTCGCCGCCATCGCCGAACGGACCGGCTGCGGCCTGCTGCTCGACGTCAACAACGTCATGGTCTCATCGGTCAACCACGGCTGGGATCCCAAGGGTTATGTCGATCGCTTCCCCATCGAGTTCGTCGGTGAAATCCATCTCGCCGGCTATGACGAAACGCTCGACAGCGCCGGCGCCCGCCTGCTGATCGACGCCCATGGTTCGGCCGTCCGGCCCGACGTCTTCGATCTCTATGTCCATACGCTCGGCCGCACCGGCCCCATCGCCACACTTGTGGAATGGGACAATGACGTGCCCGACTTTCCCACATTGATGAGCGAAGCTCGCATGGCTCAGGCCGCGCTCGACAAGGCCGTCCCCGGCACGAGGAGCGCGGCACAATGA
- a CDS encoding DNA-binding domain-containing protein: MSAQNRFAQAVQDPASALPQGLTSKGGQNDPLRFAVYRNNVHVSLVTALTRAFPVVRALVGEEFFAAMARVFVAQTKPSSPMLFQYGENFPDFIADFPPAASLPYLSDVARLECAWTRAYHAADDPILTVNALAGLQPSNLLQSRLALHPACALITSRFPVGSIWHAHRQSPPAALGSAGPETVLIARPGLDVVVTVLPHQDTDFARAIMAGATVGDAATASANNADFDLGSALVGLVSLGAFKPSKGNKA; this comes from the coding sequence ATGAGCGCGCAGAACCGCTTTGCCCAGGCGGTGCAGGACCCGGCCAGCGCCCTGCCCCAGGGCCTGACCAGCAAGGGCGGGCAGAACGATCCGCTGCGGTTCGCGGTCTATCGCAACAATGTTCACGTCAGCCTCGTAACCGCCCTGACCAGAGCATTTCCCGTCGTGCGTGCGCTCGTCGGCGAGGAGTTTTTCGCCGCCATGGCCCGCGTCTTTGTCGCCCAGACCAAACCTTCATCGCCCATGCTGTTCCAATATGGCGAGAACTTCCCCGATTTTATTGCCGATTTCCCGCCGGCAGCCTCCCTGCCCTACCTCTCCGATGTCGCCCGGCTCGAATGCGCATGGACCCGCGCGTACCACGCCGCGGACGATCCCATCCTGACGGTCAATGCGCTCGCCGGCCTGCAGCCGTCCAACCTCCTTCAGTCCCGCCTTGCCCTGCATCCTGCTTGCGCGCTCATAACCTCGCGCTTTCCCGTCGGCTCCATCTGGCACGCTCACCGCCAGTCGCCGCCTGCCGCGCTCGGATCGGCCGGCCCCGAGACGGTGCTGATTGCCCGCCCCGGCCTCGACGTCGTCGTAACGGTCTTGCCCCACCAGGACACCGACTTCGCCCGCGCCATAATGGCTGGCGCCACCGTGGGCGACGCGGCGACAGCATCGGCCAACAATGCAGATTTCGACCTCGGTTCCGCCCTTGTCGGGCTGGTTTCGCTGGGCGCTTTCAAGCCATCGAAAGGGAATAAGGCATGA
- the parE gene encoding DNA topoisomerase IV subunit B: MTDDNDLFGVTPPPPAAEPERPARSRETAPASSYTAADIEVLEGLEPVRRRPGMYVGGTDANALHHLFAEVIDNSMDEAIGGHANRIEVHLGEDGYVTVTDNGRGIPVDAHPKRPHLSALEVIMTTLHAGGKFDSKAYETSGGLHGVGVSVVNALTDDLIVEVALDQTLYRQTYSRGKPTSQLENMGRVNNRRGTTIRFHPDAQIFGNSARFSPDRLFRMTRAKAYLFGGVEIRWSCDESLATDDVPAKAVFHFPGGLRDFIERRIEGKTRILDDVFSGKVGKPGGHGSVEWAISWYIGDSFTSSYCNTVPTPDGGTHEAGLRTALLRGLKNYAEMTGNKRASVITSEDVLGHCGSMLSVFVREPEFVGQTKDKLASGEATRIVDNAIRDAFDHWLTASPNQANKLLEWTIERAEDRLRRRKEKEIDRKSATRKLRLPGKLADCSQSAAQGAELFIVEGDSAGGSAKQARDRASQAVLPLRGKVLNVAGASRDKLAANQQIADLIQALGCGTRDKYREDDLRYDKIIIMTDADVDGAHIASLLMTFFYQELPALIEGGHLYLALPPLYRLSQGAKTAYAMDDAHRLKLMEEEFTGRGKVEVTRFKGLGEMPHAHLKETTMNPKSRTLLQVRVVSDRTETSDTVDRLMGNKPEARFEFISEKAAFVTDVDV; the protein is encoded by the coding sequence ATGACCGACGACAACGATCTTTTTGGCGTCACGCCCCCTCCACCCGCCGCGGAGCCGGAGCGCCCCGCCCGGTCGCGCGAGACTGCGCCCGCGAGCTCCTATACCGCCGCCGATATCGAGGTGCTCGAAGGTCTCGAGCCGGTGCGCCGCCGGCCGGGCATGTATGTGGGCGGCACCGACGCCAACGCGCTGCACCATCTGTTCGCCGAAGTCATCGATAACTCCATGGACGAGGCGATCGGTGGCCACGCCAATCGCATCGAGGTTCATCTGGGTGAAGATGGCTATGTTACCGTGACGGACAACGGCCGCGGCATTCCCGTCGACGCCCATCCCAAGCGCCCGCATCTGTCAGCGCTCGAAGTCATCATGACCACCCTCCACGCCGGTGGCAAATTCGATTCCAAGGCCTATGAGACCTCGGGCGGACTGCATGGCGTGGGCGTTTCGGTCGTCAACGCGCTGACCGACGATCTCATCGTCGAGGTCGCGCTGGACCAGACCCTCTATCGGCAGACCTATTCACGCGGCAAGCCAACCTCGCAGCTCGAGAATATGGGCCGCGTCAACAACCGTCGCGGCACGACCATCCGGTTCCATCCCGACGCCCAGATCTTTGGCAATTCGGCACGATTCAGCCCCGACCGGCTCTTCCGCATGACCCGCGCCAAGGCCTATCTCTTCGGCGGCGTCGAAATCCGCTGGTCCTGTGATGAGTCACTCGCCACCGATGACGTTCCGGCCAAGGCGGTTTTCCACTTTCCCGGCGGGCTGCGCGATTTCATCGAGCGGCGCATCGAGGGAAAGACCCGCATTCTCGACGACGTGTTCTCTGGCAAGGTCGGCAAGCCCGGCGGCCACGGATCGGTCGAATGGGCCATCTCCTGGTATATCGGCGACAGTTTCACCTCGTCCTACTGCAATACCGTGCCCACCCCCGATGGTGGCACCCACGAAGCCGGGCTGCGCACCGCGCTTCTGCGCGGCCTGAAAAACTACGCGGAAATGACGGGGAACAAGCGTGCCTCGGTCATCACCTCCGAGGACGTTCTGGGCCATTGCGGCTCCATGCTCTCGGTCTTTGTCCGCGAGCCTGAATTCGTCGGTCAGACCAAGGACAAGCTCGCTTCGGGCGAGGCCACCCGCATCGTCGATAACGCCATCCGGGACGCCTTCGATCACTGGCTGACGGCATCGCCCAACCAGGCCAACAAACTGCTCGAATGGACAATCGAGCGCGCCGAGGACCGCCTGCGTCGACGCAAGGAAAAGGAAATCGACCGCAAATCGGCAACCCGCAAGCTGCGCCTGCCTGGCAAGCTCGCCGATTGCAGCCAGTCCGCTGCCCAGGGTGCCGAACTGTTCATCGTCGAAGGCGACAGCGCCGGCGGCAGCGCCAAGCAGGCGCGAGACCGTGCAAGCCAGGCCGTGCTGCCTCTGCGCGGCAAGGTGCTCAACGTCGCCGGCGCCAGCCGCGACAAGCTCGCCGCCAACCAGCAGATCGCCGATCTCATTCAGGCGCTGGGCTGCGGCACGCGCGACAAATACCGCGAGGACGATCTGCGCTATGACAAGATCATCATCATGACTGACGCCGACGTGGACGGCGCCCACATTGCATCGTTGCTGATGACCTTCTTTTATCAGGAGCTGCCGGCTCTTATCGAAGGCGGCCATCTCTATCTCGCCCTCCCCCCGCTTTACCGGCTGTCTCAAGGCGCGAAAACCGCCTATGCCATGGACGACGCCCATCGTCTGAAGCTGATGGAGGAAGAATTCACCGGACGCGGAAAGGTCGAGGTGACGCGCTTCAAGGGTCTTGGCGAAATGCCTCATGCCCACTTGAAGGAAACGACGATGAACCCCAAATCAAGGACACTGCTTCAGGTCCGGGTCGTTTCCGATCGCACCGAGACCAGCGACACGGTCGACCGCCTGATGGGAAACAAACCCGAAGCCCGCTTCGAATTTATTTCCGAAAAAGCAGCCTTCGTAACCGATGTCGACGTTTGA
- a CDS encoding ABC-F family ATP-binding cassette domain-containing protein, which produces MTTIALKSAGYTAKTNLFNDLTLTIGSGDRVGIVAGNGAGKTTLLKCLVGENELTRGDITLSRGARIGMVPQAVPEKLLDFSLFDAVATGLDAETLESESWRVDVVLDTLSTPEDIRNLPVRALSGGWQRLMLLMRAWVSDPDILVLDEPTNHLDLEKIARLEQWFMGIGDVPVIMASHDRSFLDAVTNRTLFLRPETSRYFPLAYSRAREALEQEDASDATKRERDLKEASQLRQQSAKLKNIGINSGSDLLQKKQKQLRERAEKIEAQAKILHKERSGDIRLANRGTHAKVLVSIEELTVAAPDGRKLFSIPKLHIFQGDRIVLLGRNGTGKTSLVSMLRRVLMAGEGIEGIKATPSLVVGYMDQALDFVPEKLSPFDFISALGQGDQRTRSLLAAAGIDPDAHWTPGALLSHGQRARLGLLALRLMEPNFYLLDEPTNHIDIAGQEALAAEIIEHDASCVLVSHDRAFVREVSNRFLVIEKGWLIEADDPEGFFAAMGV; this is translated from the coding sequence ATGACGACGATTGCCCTTAAATCCGCCGGCTACACGGCAAAAACCAATCTTTTCAACGATTTGACTCTTACGATCGGCTCGGGCGACCGGGTCGGGATCGTCGCCGGCAATGGGGCCGGGAAGACGACCCTGCTTAAATGCCTTGTCGGCGAGAACGAGCTTACGCGTGGTGACATCACGCTTTCACGCGGGGCGCGGATCGGGATGGTGCCGCAGGCAGTGCCCGAAAAGCTGCTTGATTTCAGCCTGTTCGATGCCGTTGCTACCGGGCTCGACGCGGAAACGCTGGAGAGCGAAAGCTGGCGGGTCGATGTGGTGCTCGATACGCTCTCCACGCCCGAGGACATACGCAATTTGCCGGTGCGAGCGCTGAGCGGGGGCTGGCAGCGGCTTATGTTGCTGATGCGGGCCTGGGTGTCCGATCCCGATATTCTGGTGCTCGACGAGCCGACCAATCATCTCGATCTGGAAAAAATTGCGCGGTTGGAACAGTGGTTTATGGGAATCGGTGATGTGCCGGTCATTATGGCGAGTCATGACCGGAGCTTTCTCGACGCGGTGACCAATCGCACGCTGTTCCTGCGGCCCGAAACCTCTCGGTATTTTCCCTTAGCCTACAGCCGGGCGCGTGAAGCATTGGAGCAGGAGGACGCGAGCGACGCGACCAAGCGCGAGCGCGACCTGAAAGAAGCGAGCCAGCTTCGCCAGCAATCGGCAAAACTGAAAAACATCGGCATCAATTCCGGCAGCGATCTTTTGCAGAAAAAGCAAAAGCAGCTTCGCGAGCGGGCCGAGAAAATCGAGGCGCAGGCCAAGATACTACACAAGGAGCGCAGCGGGGATATCCGGCTGGCCAATCGTGGCACGCACGCCAAGGTGCTGGTTTCGATCGAGGAGCTGACGGTGGCGGCGCCCGATGGGCGCAAGCTGTTCTCGATCCCGAAACTGCATATCTTTCAAGGCGATAGAATTGTTCTTCTGGGACGAAACGGAACAGGAAAGACCAGTCTTGTCAGTATGCTGAGGCGCGTTCTGATGGCGGGCGAGGGTATCGAAGGCATCAAGGCGACGCCAAGTCTGGTGGTCGGATATATGGATCAGGCACTCGATTTCGTGCCGGAAAAGCTCAGCCCGTTCGATTTCATATCGGCGCTGGGGCAGGGCGATCAGCGGACGCGAAGCCTGCTGGCGGCGGCTGGAATCGACCCTGACGCCCACTGGACCCCCGGTGCACTTCTGTCCCACGGCCAAAGGGCAAGGCTTGGACTGCTGGCGCTGCGCCTGATGGAGCCCAATTTCTACCTGCTGGACGAACCGACAAACCATATCGACATCGCCGGGCAGGAGGCGCTTGCTGCCGAGATCATCGAGCACGATGCCAGTTGCGTGTTGGTCTCGCACGACCGCGCCTTTGTGCGCGAGGTCTCCAACCGGTTCCTGGTGATCGAAAAGGGGTGGCTTATCGAGGCTGACGATCCCGAAGGGTTCTTTGCGGCGATGGGGGTTTGA
- a CDS encoding SDR family oxidoreductase, with the protein MNTVLITGCSSGFGLDTARYFLDRGWKVIATMRSPRSDLLPASDRLTLLPLDVTSDESVRNAVEAAGPIDVLVNNAGIGWLNALEGTPIDVTRSVFETNTLGTMRMIDAVLPQFRERKAGLIINVTSSVTMKPLPLLSVYTASKAAVNAFTESLALELAPLGIAVKIVLPGAAPDTSFGSTALSRLEETGGFPAPYAAFADGVIAAMRTPEAPKTLSSDVAEAIWYAANEASAPMRIPAGADAIALAQ; encoded by the coding sequence ATGAATACCGTGCTCATCACCGGCTGCTCATCCGGCTTTGGTCTCGATACCGCAAGATATTTTCTCGATCGTGGCTGGAAGGTCATCGCAACCATGCGCTCGCCACGCAGTGATCTGCTGCCGGCATCAGACAGACTGACCCTGCTGCCCCTTGACGTCACCAGTGACGAGAGCGTTCGCAATGCGGTCGAGGCAGCCGGACCGATCGACGTGCTCGTCAACAATGCAGGGATCGGCTGGCTCAACGCCCTTGAAGGCACACCGATAGATGTTACCCGGTCTGTCTTCGAGACAAATACGCTGGGAACCATGCGCATGATCGACGCCGTCCTGCCCCAGTTCCGGGAGAGAAAGGCTGGCCTCATCATCAATGTGACCTCGAGCGTCACCATGAAGCCGCTGCCGCTCCTTTCGGTCTATACCGCCAGCAAGGCAGCCGTGAATGCCTTCACCGAATCCCTGGCACTGGAACTTGCGCCATTGGGGATCGCGGTCAAGATCGTGCTGCCCGGCGCCGCGCCGGACACGAGCTTTGGCAGCACCGCACTGTCGCGCCTCGAAGAAACCGGCGGCTTTCCAGCGCCCTATGCCGCGTTCGCCGACGGCGTAATCGCCGCCATGCGGACCCCCGAGGCGCCAAAAACCCTGTCCTCGGATGTCGCTGAGGCCATTTGGTACGCTGCAAATGAGGCGTCGGCCCCGATGCGCATTCCGGCGGGCGCCGACGCGATTGCGCTGGCGCAATAG